The Amblyomma americanum isolate KBUSLIRL-KWMA chromosome 3, ASM5285725v1, whole genome shotgun sequence genome window below encodes:
- the LOC144123515 gene encoding uncharacterized protein LOC144123515, with the protein MASPLLLVSLCALGLSVFPAPAEAKHNQPSEPADAFEVFDAFPLVIAMFDEDLDGDLDCVKSVRTDYDKEAKKATYVWVLKGKNGQAGTNITFHLKPGATPEKADYLLDDSDGPWRTADFLYSDYKDCVVVDVPYKDTEQCGLWVIPQVKDDVPQKCTDEFKDICDFGVVAYDKDSCGEI; encoded by the exons ATGGCCTCTCCGCTATTGCTGGTCAGCTTGTGTGCTCTAGGCCTGTCGGTCTTTCCGGCGCCTGCCGAAGCGAAGCACAACCAACCGAGTGAGCCCGCAGATGCTTTCGAG GTATTTGATGCATTTCCTTTGGTCATCGCCATGTTTGATGAAGACTTGGACGGAGATCTCGACTGCGTAAAATCCGTTCGGACAGATTACGACAAAGAGGCCAAAAAAGCGACCTACGTGTGGGTGCTCAAAGGCAAAAATGGACAAGCAGG GACCAACATTACTTTCCATTTAAAGCCTGGAGCAACGCCAGAAAAGGCCGACTACCTTTTGGACGACT CTGATGGCCCCTGGAGGACTGCCGATTTCCTTTATTCGGATTACAAAGACTGCGTCGTTGTTGATGTTCCCTACAAGGATACAGAAC AGTGCGGGTTGTGGGTGATACCACAAGTCAAGGATGACGTGCCACAGAAGTGCACAGACGAGTTCAAGGACATCTGCGACTTCGGAGTCGTAGCTTACGACAAGGACAGCTGCGGCGAAATATAG